A stretch of Lathyrus oleraceus cultivar Zhongwan6 chromosome 6, CAAS_Psat_ZW6_1.0, whole genome shotgun sequence DNA encodes these proteins:
- the LOC127093424 gene encoding uncharacterized protein LOC127093424, with product MGGKCPHRKVKKRRLSHKTDRRARFLIKGDDMVYDELKKPEEERKTLPVDEDLPGMGQYYCLHCDRFFANVAVRDDHFKTKKHRRRVKQMMGDAPHTQLDAELAAGMGMPDNGPKLMSM from the exons ATGGGAGGCAAATGTCCACACAGAAAGGTGAAGAAGAGAAGATTATCTCACAAAACCGATCGCCGTGCCAGATTCCTCATCAAAG GCGATGACATGGTTTATGATGAATTGAAAAAGCCTGAGGAAGAGAGAAAAACTTTGCCTGTTGATGAAGATTTGCCTGGAATGGGCCAATACTATTGCCTTCACTGCGA TCGATTCTTTGCCAATGTAGCTGTGAGAGACGATCATTTCAAGACCAAAAAACACCGGAGACG TGTGAAACAAATGATGGGTGATGCACCACATACTCAACTTGATGCTGAGTTAGCTGCAGGGATGGGAATGCCAGATAATGGACCAAAGTTAATGTCTATGTAA